The Paenibacillus sp. RC334 nucleotide sequence CCGGGCTACCCCGTCTCCGCCAATATACATCTCGCCTGCGACCCCGGCCGGCACCGGCTGTCCATACGGATCCAGCACATAAATGCTCGTATTCGCTGCCGGACGGCCGATCGGCACATACTCGCCCATCGGGCGGGCCGGATCATACAGATAACTCATACAACCGACGACGGTCTCCGTCGGGCCGTATTCGTTGAACAGGCGCACCGTGCCCCCGCTTTGCTCCCAAATCCCCGCCGCGAGCTTCGCGCTCAGGTTCTCTCCTCCGACGATCATCCGGCGGATCGTGCTGTCCTGCACCAGCCCCAGTTCGTGCACCAGATGCAGATGAGCCGGGGTCAGCTTGATCAGATCGATCCGGGGATCACGGAAGATGCGCGGCAGCAGCGCCGCTTTATCGTCACCCGGGTAGACGATCACTGTATTTCCCGTGATCAGCGGCGTGAAGATGCTCGTCACCGTCAGGTCAAAGGCCAGGGAGGAATACAGCGGGAACGTCGTCTTCATCCCTTGCACATACGTGCGGCTGGACCACCAAATATAGTTGGTCAGCCCCTGATGTTCAATTAACACGCCCTTCGGCTGGCCCGTGGAGCCGGAGGTGTAAATCATGTAGGCCAAATGCTGCATCCGATCTCGGGGAGCGTCCAGCTCCTCCACAGGGGTAGCCGTTCCCCCCGGTGCCCCGTTCGCCCCAAGGGGCAGCACCCTGCCGTTATAGTCCGCCGGAAGCTGGACTCCGTCCCCCACCAGCGCGATGCGAGCGCCTGAATCTTGAAGCATGTAGGCGATCCGTTCATCCGGAGAAGCCGGGTCCATCGGCACGTAGGCCCCGCCTGCTTTCAGGACAGCGAGAATGGCGATGACCACCTCTGCGCTGTGTTTGGCACAGATCGCAACCCGATGGTCGGCCTGCACCCCGGCTGCCCGGAGGCTATGCGCCAACCGATTGGCCTGAGCATTGAGCTCCCGGTAGGTGAGCCTGCGATCCTCGCAGATGACTGCCGTCTGTTCCGGTGTACGCCCCACCTGTTGTTCAAACAGCTGCTCTACCGTCTGCCCCCGCGGATAATCTGCCGCCGTATCGTTCCAGTCATAGAGCGTTGCCTTTACTTCGTCTTCATTCATCATGGATAATTCGGCTATAGTACAATTCGGAGAACCTGACATTCCACGCGCAATGTTCAGTAGATAAGACATGATGGATGAAATTTCCTCACCGTTAAACAACTCTGTACGATAATCGACGTATATTTCCATCGCATGCTTATCTATTTTTTCGACGACATGAATCAACAAATCGTTGACCTCATCCCCACAAAAATTCGTATAAGCAATTAACGGAGCCCCGTCGATTTCCTGCACGGTCAGTGGTCTATACTCCATTGCCGTTCCAAACAACCTTTGAATGTCCTGAGCTGTATGCAACTCACGAATATCCTTGATGAGCTGGTTATATGGATATTTTTGATGACGTAAAATTTTGGACTGCAACTTAGATACCTTTTGAAGAAAGGAAAGTACTTCTTCCTGAGGGTCTACAAATATTCTTACAGCTGTGGTGCTCACATACATTCCGAGAGTTTCTTTTTCCTCTCTCGTAGAGCGATTCACATAATTGGTTCCAACCACCATATCGCTTTCGTGCGTCATTTTATTCATGTATACGTAGAATGCGCTTAGGAAAAACGTAAACATACTGATTTTATATTGATCCGAAAACAGCTTAATACGTTGATATAATTCGGCATCAATATCAAAATATTTTCGTTCACCCTTGGTACTTGTCAGTAATGAATTGTGTGGTTTGAGTTCGGTTAGAACCGGTAACGTTTGAAACTGCTCCAACCAAAACGCTTTATCTTTTTGATAACGTTCCGATTGTTCATAATTTTTTTCAGTAAATATGTAATCGATGTAAGAGCCTGCATTCGACGAGGGTGGGAATTGACCCTCTTTAATATCCGTGTAGGTTTTTGTAATTTCGTTTACCAGATTAGCCAGACTGATTCCGTCGGATATTATATGATGAATTTTGATGTTGTAACCAAAGCATTTGTCTTTAATTTTAAAAATTATGAATTGGTATAAATCAGAATCATAGAGTTTGAGAGGTTCTCTATTATGAATATCGAGCCAACTGTCCACATACTGTTCATAGTTTTCTTCCGGTATCTCCACATGAACTATTGTATTATATGTAAGAGGACCGATATATTGCTTCGTTTCCTCCCGCTCAGTCATCAGCTTTATGCGGAAAGCAGTGTGCCGCTTAATGACTGTTTCAATAACATGCTGTAATAAATAAAGATTTATAGGAACCGTGAATTTAATCGTGCCCGAAAGAAGACAGGAAGCCGTATTCGGATTCAGCATTTCGGTATACCAGATTCGTTGTTGTGCTTGTGTTAACGGATACAATGTTTTTTCAGTATGTTCCATATTTACGCCTCGCTTTATGTGCTAATTTGTAATACGAACCTTGTCAACACAAAACGTAAAAACATTAATTTACCAACATCCATATCATAACATCATATTTTTGTCGAAGTAACGTTAAAATTGTCGAATTGTTAAATTATTGATTTATTTTTTTCTACTAACCTTTAACATATCATCTATAATTGAAAACGCTTTATAAATTCCCCTCCTTCTGGGAATCGCTTTTATTTTTTCTTGAATAATCTGGATTTTTACACTGGTTTACCTAATTTCTCAAGGAAGACGGTGTTAAATCTATTCTTTGATTCTCGGGTTCCGATCTGATATTAAATTGAATCCTCTGCTCTTTAAATTCAGCTTTAAAAATACGTCTTTCTTATTCCGGTCACTCATTTCTCAGTGGGTTGTCTGTAATCTACTAAACCACTTTTTTCTGTCTATATACACAATATACACAATCATGATTTCTCATTCGCAAACACAGCATGAAAATAGCGAGTAGGCTTGTAGAGTTCAAGATGACGCAAAACTAAAAAGTGGACACCAAGAAACGAGAATTCGAGAATAAAATCAAATTCATTCGAGGTGTCCAAATGAGCAAAAAATATGATAAAGCATTCAAAGTTCAGCGTTCAAATGATTCAAGAAACAGGGAAAGCTGTTGCGCAAGTGGCGCGTGAGCTTGGGATTTCCGCAAACACGCTGTACCGTTGGGTTGCCGAATGCAAACAGGATGACAGCGAGACCTTTCCAGCCAGCCCAATGTAGCGCTTCCTCCCGTCAGCCGGATATCCGTACTTAGCTTTATCTGCACGTTGGAGGATTCTGTAATCCCGGCCACCTCTCCGAATGTCCCAACAATATCGACGTTGCCGTCCTCCGTTTAGAATCACGACACCCGCCGTGAATTTAGCTTCTATATTCGTTTCTGGAGGCACATGAGCTTCAATGAGGATTTTTTTGATTCACTCCCTGCTTCAAATAAGATACGAAGTTTCTTCCCTCGCACAGTAATGTACTGCCAGAAACAAACTAATTGTTGAGGTAGCAGATGTGTTTCGACGGAAGTCACAAAGCTAATCTCTTCCTCTGCATCAAAACAAATCAACAGTAGATCGTTTTCTTCTCTTGGATTATGTTCAATAGCTTGATTAACGACCCATTTACCGTGTAGGACTTTGATCATTTTGCAATGTATCCAATTTTCTTGGTTAAATTCCTTTTGCAGCACTTCAAATAATTCATAAGGATCTTTGTAGTAAAGATAGAAGGTCCTGTGGTTAATGTCAGCTTGTTTGCATATTTCGGTGACCGTTATTTGAGGCAATTTTCTCGTTTCCAACAGAGCAAGGAAACTCTTCTTGATGAGGTCTATCGTATATTTGGTTCTTCTATTGTTCTTACTCCGACCATACGATCCTCCTCTTCCCACATCATTTAAACAAACACTAGACGATTTGTTGAATTGATAACATTAACTCGTTTATTGGTTATTGTGATTCTGGATATTTTGAGATTGTACTAACAATGTGGTATTTAATCTAAAGGTGTTTATCTTATGAAAATAATCGAAACGGAGTATTTGATATGAGATGAGAACCGTGGCCGTGGAAGAAGCGAAGAATGGCATACTCGTGAACCTGTTGGATCCGGGCAATTTGAAAACCAAAAAAAATCCACATGGAACCGGATACCCTACAACGGTAGTTGATAAAATAGTTACTTTGGCTTCCTGACGCAAACTGTACTATTCATACCAACAGTGACGGACGCAGGGGGTGAACTCACACTTAGAAGCAGGTCTAGTTAAACGATTCCCTCCGATATTTCCCCTACTGGCAAACAAAATGCATAAAAAATTCTAAAAATAGTCTAATGACATCGGAGGACCCCGAATTCATGATATGGAATATCTGGTCTTTTATACACCGAATAAATATCATCACTAATCTCTTTCAACTTGTACTGACCACAATGTAGTCCGGTTGAGCCAACGCTTCGCTCACGAGGCCATCATGTTTGGAACCAGCGTTTCGACCACCTGAAGGGGTTGCCCATTTTGGACTCGTAAAGCGACATGAAGTTTAATACCTGCGCGCTCCCCGTGATAAGGAGCCCAGGGCAGTCGTGTTTTTCCCACCGTCATGGTGGTCGAATCGATCAGGAGTAATTCTTTGGGAAACGTAAGTTTTCGGCGTGTTTCTCGGCTACACTTGTGAATGACCCGATGAAAAGCTCCTTAAATATAGCAAAGGGGATTTCGGCCGCTTTGGTGGAAAAACACGAATAATGAATCTTAGGTAAGCCACTGCGAGCGGCATGGTCCACACCGGAACGATAACTGTCCCATTGTTCTAAGGCAGCTACACACCAGTATTGAAGTAAGTGGGTTACTGTGAATTTACGGGCTTTGTCTTCATAATCTGCTCCCTTGGCAACGCTTTGCACTTCTTCCGGTGTCAGAATAGATTGAAGGATGAATGGGATCGTGATAGACTTTTTCTACCATTTAGTGGTTAATCAACAGGTGTGTTACATTATAGAAATAATCTTATTTTCTGTCATTAATTTTAGTGCACAACTTCACTGTCCGTAGACAACTATTTTATTTTAGATATAAATCTTTTTATTTACTGGTTTTATAATTATTAGTCACAGAAGGATGTACTGTATTCTACAACACATATTAGCATTTGAAAATCGATTTCCATATCCAAAATTAATAATAGTCGATCAGGTCTAACTTTCGAAATCCTGAGATAAGTTTGATTCAAGATTATCTAATAGCACACAAAATAACCCATTATCGGAACTTACATACTCCTCCATTAGCAGCCACTCCAAATTAACATTAAAGTTTAGTTTTAGGGCGATTAAGGTTTCTATTGACGGCTTATATTTATCTTTTTCCAATTCACTCAATTGTGCGCCTTGCTGCTAACAAACATAAGAAGCATTCAAATTCTGCTCCACCTATCCCATTCAAATTAAAGGAGTGTTTTGATATGAATAAACTGACGAATGATGAAATCCGCCAAAATGTACGGAACCATTACCAACAGATTGCTGTTAAGGAAGTCAATCCCCCCCCCGCAGCAGGCAGCTGCTGTGGAGCTCCGTCAGATGCGGATAGCCTCTCATCACAAATGGGTTATTCGACTGAGGAGTTAACAGCTGTCCCTCAAGGAACAAATCTTGGACTTGGCTATGGTAACCCACAAGCTATTGCAGAACTGAAAGCAGGAGAAGTTGTTCTCGATCTGGGCAGCGGCGGCGGATTCGATTGTTTTTTGGCTTCTGCTGCGTGAAACGAACGACAGGAACATAGAGCGCTTTGGCCGGGTTGCTCTCGCCCGACGTAGGCGCTCTAGTTATCGGCGTGAGTAGCGGCCCAGCGGTGCATTTTTAAATCACAACTTGATAAAATTTAGTTTTTTTAAAATTATGTTTCGAGCGTTAAGTTTGCTATAGTGTACGCCTCAATTTTAGACTACAATGAAGATACCAAATATGGAAGCGTTTTATATCTGTCCGGTAAGTTGGCCAATACTTGAAATAATGTATCATTGTCAGCCATTTCTTTCATGTTTGGTCAATCTTTTATGGAGGTGTAAAATGAAGAAGAAATCTTGGTTTACTTTACTGGCAACTGGAATTGTCTCTTTGTTGTTTACGGTAAACGCTTCTGCGGGGTATGTTTTTTGGGAACCACTTAATTACTTTAATTCAGGTGCATGGGAAAAGGCGGATGGATATTCAAATGGGAACATGTTTAATTGCACTTGGCGTGCCAATAATGTCAATTTTACTAACGATGGCAAAATGAAGCTTGGCTTAACGAGTTCTGCATACAATAAATTTGACTGCGGAGAGTATCGATCGACGAACACTTACGGATACGGCTTATACGAGGTCAGCATGAATCCTACTAAAAATACAGGAATCGTATCTTCCTTTTTCACGTATACGGGACCTACTGATGGCACGCAATGGGATGAAATAGATATTGAATTTTTAGGCAAAGACACGACAAAAGTGCAATTCAACTATTATACAAACGGGGTCGGTGGTCACGAGAAGATTGTAGATCTGGGCTTCGATGCATCAAAAGGCTTTCACACCTATGCATTCGATTGGCAGCCAGGATACATTAAGTGGTATGTTGACGGGGTTCTAAAGCATACGGCAACTACAAACATACCAAGCACGCCAGGCAAGATTATGATGAATTTATGGAATGGCACTGGCGTTGACGACTGGCTAGGTTCGTATAATGGAGCGAATCCGCTATACGCTGAATATGATTGGGTAAAATACACGAGCAATTAGCCCATAGTACCAAAAGCAGCCCTGTAGTGGCTGTTTTTTTTGATGATGCATTCGGCCATGAATAAAATCGCTGGAAATCTATTCAAAGCTGGCGATCACCGATGCGCAGCTGAATATAATCAGGTATTTAATAAATCCCCTGTTTAACCCATATGTTTGCGGATGGTTAGCATTTTCCTGCTTCAATTACTTTAAAGATACCAATACAGGAAAGGGGTCATGTAACTCCAATCGGTTTATAACTCAGGAACCAACTTTAATGAAGGGAAGTCAGACAACAAGTATTACGTTTGAAGGAATCATCCCCGGTTCAGCTTCAAGTTCAAGCTTATATTGCTGTCCATTCCACCTTAGGATACTCACGCTCGCGTTTTCTATTTTCTTTCCTGACCATATACTGCTTATTGACATCTGCTTAGCGACTCGCTTTGATACATTAACATGTGCCTTTCAAGGCTTTTTGGACGTTGGCTTCAATTATGAACAGGCTAGCTTAGGTTTGAAATATGTTCCTAGCAATTCATTGACCAGTAAAAGTATGGATGATATAATCATAAAAGGAAAAAATCATTGGTATAGAGCCATGCGTGAATGGGCTTTTCTCATAATTTCTTTTGTAAGCGCGTACAATGATTATTTTCCATATATACCACGGAGGAGGCGATCAAAGAATCCATTTTATCAAAATAAATGTTTTCTTTTTTTTATTTTTAATGCAACCGGTTGCATTATTTATTCCACTAAATATTATCAGGAGGTTGTTAACTTGCTAGGAAAAAAAACTGGGAGTTTTATTTCTTGGTTGATTATTTTGTCGCTTTGCTTCAACTTCTTCGGTTTACCCGGCGTAGCTTCGGCCAGTAGCACCGATTATACAGCCACCTACACGAATTCCACAGCGACTACCCTTCCCTCTACAACCGCTTCGATCACGTCTACCGTTACCGCAACGTATGCACCTACCACAATACCTAAATCAACTCAAACTGGGTTAACGGTTCACTTTAAGAAACCTTCAAGCTGGAATTCAGCGATTCGAATCCATTACTGGAATCTGAATCCGACAACCGTTCCGATAAGCGGAGCGTGGCCGGGAATCCTGATGAAGTCGGATGGAAACGACTGGTACAGCTACACCATTGCCGAGGCCACAGGCTCAAGTCTCATCTTTAATGACGGTAGCGGCAAACAGACGGCCGACTTGTCCCGCAGTGTGAAAGAGGGCTGGTATTACACAGATAACACATGGTATGATACCAGCCCGGAAATGCCTAAAATTCCGGCGATTTCCGCCTCTCCTGTACCCAAAACATATGATTCGTCCCAATCGGTGACGCTTTCCAGCACCAACAGTGACGATAAGATTTACTATACGATAGACGGCTCGACACCTACGACATCCTCTACCTTGTATACCTCTCCAATCCAAGTTGCTTCCTCTTTGACCATTAAGGCCTTCGGTGTCAACTCAATCGGTCAAACTGGAAATGCATCCTCTTTCGCTTATATGATTGACCTGAATTCAGATCTGCAAGCTCCGACAATCACAGCGAATTTGCCTACCAGACATTCCGATTCCTCGGTGACTGTATCCTTCAACCTAAATGATAACAAGGCGGCAACGACCAAGGCATACTACACGGACGATGGTACGGAACCAACCATAAGCTCGAAAGTATATATCCTCGGCAACGCTATGGCCGGATTGACCGGACCGTCCATCCTTATTTCCAAGACCACGACATTAAAATTTCTCGTTATAGACGGCGCTGGCAATCAAACCAAACAAAGCTTTGTTTATAATATTGGAAATAAAGGTGATTTTCGGGAAGATACTATTTACTTCGTGATTACTTCCCGGTTCTATGACGGTGATCCGAGCAACAACATGCACGCATGGGATGATGCCAAGGCGCGTAATCCGGATTCGGACCCGGCTTGGAGAGGGGACTTTAAGGGGCTGATTCAAAAGCTCGATTATATCAAAGCCCTCGGATTCAGCGCCGTCTGGATTACACCTGTTGTGCAGAATGCCAGCGGTTATGATTATCATGGTTACCATGCAATAAATTTCGCCAAAGTAGACCCAAGATATGAATCGGCGGGAGCTTCTTACCAGGATTTGATCAATGCGGCCCATGCCAAAGGGCTGAAGGTTATTCAAGACATCGTTGTCAATCATACCGGTAATTTCGGTGAAGAGAATCTGTACCCCATGTTCAA carries:
- a CDS encoding TetR/AcrR family transcriptional regulator; this translates as METRKLPQITVTEICKQADINHRTFYLYYKDPYELFEVLQKEFNQENWIHCKMIKVLHGKWVVNQAIEHNPREENDLLLICFDAEEEISFVTSVETHLLPQQLVCFWQYITVRGKKLRILFEAGSESKKSSLKLMCLQKRI
- a CDS encoding glycoside hydrolase family 16 protein — its product is MKKKSWFTLLATGIVSLLFTVNASAGYVFWEPLNYFNSGAWEKADGYSNGNMFNCTWRANNVNFTNDGKMKLGLTSSAYNKFDCGEYRSTNTYGYGLYEVSMNPTKNTGIVSSFFTYTGPTDGTQWDEIDIEFLGKDTTKVQFNYYTNGVGGHEKIVDLGFDASKGFHTYAFDWQPGYIKWYVDGVLKHTATTNIPSTPGKIMMNLWNGTGVDDWLGSYNGANPLYAEYDWVKYTSN
- a CDS encoding alpha-amylase family glycosyl hydrolase, whose translation is MLGKKTGSFISWLIILSLCFNFFGLPGVASASSTDYTATYTNSTATTLPSTTASITSTVTATYAPTTIPKSTQTGLTVHFKKPSSWNSAIRIHYWNLNPTTVPISGAWPGILMKSDGNDWYSYTIAEATGSSLIFNDGSGKQTADLSRSVKEGWYYTDNTWYDTSPEMPKIPAISASPVPKTYDSSQSVTLSSTNSDDKIYYTIDGSTPTTSSTLYTSPIQVASSLTIKAFGVNSIGQTGNASSFAYMIDLNSDLQAPTITANLPTRHSDSSVTVSFNLNDNKAATTKAYYTDDGTEPTISSKVYILGNAMAGLTGPSILISKTTTLKFLVIDGAGNQTKQSFVYNIGNKGDFREDTIYFVITSRFYDGDPSNNMHAWDDAKARNPDSDPAWRGDFKGLIQKLDYIKALGFSAVWITPVVQNASGYDYHGYHAINFAKVDPRYESAGASYQDLINAAHAKGLKVIQDIVVNHTGNFGEENLYPMFKKDPAKPDTANNLVKTTDKLPSNYDTMTPDQQYQARLALMKNAETNNNIYHTEKSLSWESYTVQTGQIAGDCVDLNTENPAVNEYLIDTYNHYIDMGVDAFRVDTVKHVSRYIFNKYYIPAWKTRGGSDFYIFGEVATRYRDVWNSGIPAISTPFYTWKSSKSYPGDGKNDYASNKVSVEQEWADNSTTAGQPTSNNALLNGNTYHTPDYSMKSGMDVIDFPMHWAFKTAQEAFNMRSGDQYYNDATWNVTYIDSHDYAPDQAPENQRFAGTQDTWAENLDLMFTFRGIPAIFYGSEIEFQKGAVIDPGPNAPLSKTGRAYFGDHMEGNVTVQDYGKYTNATGTLAESLNHPLAKHIRQLNLIRRAVPALQKGQYSTENVTGNLAFKRRYTDSAKGIDSFALVTISGNATFTGIPNGTYVDAVTGNSKTVTDGKITLTCSGKGNARVYVLNGSGGIGETGTYLK